A part of Anaeromyxobacter diazotrophicus genomic DNA contains:
- a CDS encoding NAD-dependent epimerase/dehydratase family protein, translating into MNLLVTGGTGFLGSALLPLLSEGGHRLRVLARGDAAQAEALGAEVVRAPLQDRAAVRRALAGVEAVFHLAGQVAFDARDPSALYQLHVECTRTLLEDAHAAGVSRFVLASSSGTIGISREEKVHTESDGPPIQVAARWPYYLSKIYQEKTALRFHRDTGLPVVVLNPSLLLGPGDARLSSTDVVFKFLERRVPARPSGGLSFVDVRDAAAAFAAALTRGRPGERYLLGGANLTFADFFARLSRLSGVAPPALRLPSKVNVAGAHLLGRWHGWRGSESPISPEEVEMGEHFFYVDSRKAEQELGFTARDPQETLHATVAWLDRHVRAKGAGRPATVGDLG; encoded by the coding sequence GTGAACCTGCTCGTCACCGGCGGCACCGGCTTCCTCGGCTCGGCGCTCCTGCCGCTGCTCTCCGAGGGCGGGCATCGGCTGCGCGTCCTCGCCCGCGGCGACGCGGCCCAGGCCGAGGCGCTGGGGGCCGAGGTGGTCCGGGCCCCGCTGCAGGACCGCGCGGCGGTGCGGCGGGCGCTCGCCGGCGTCGAGGCGGTGTTCCACCTGGCCGGCCAGGTGGCGTTCGACGCCCGCGACCCCTCCGCCCTCTACCAGCTCCACGTCGAGTGCACGCGGACGCTGCTCGAGGACGCGCACGCCGCCGGGGTGAGCCGGTTCGTCCTCGCCTCGAGCTCAGGCACCATCGGCATCTCGCGCGAGGAGAAGGTCCACACGGAGTCGGACGGCCCGCCCATCCAGGTGGCGGCGCGCTGGCCCTACTACCTCTCCAAGATCTACCAGGAGAAGACGGCGCTCAGGTTCCACCGCGACACCGGCCTCCCGGTGGTGGTGCTGAACCCGTCGCTGCTGCTCGGCCCCGGCGACGCCCGCCTCTCCTCCACCGACGTGGTCTTCAAGTTCCTCGAGCGGCGCGTGCCGGCCCGGCCCTCGGGCGGGCTCTCGTTCGTGGACGTCCGCGACGCGGCGGCGGCGTTCGCGGCCGCGCTCACCCGCGGCCGGCCCGGCGAGCGGTACCTCCTCGGCGGCGCCAACCTGACCTTCGCCGACTTCTTCGCGCGCCTGTCGCGCCTCTCCGGCGTCGCCCCGCCCGCGCTGCGCCTGCCCTCGAAGGTGAACGTGGCCGGGGCGCACCTCCTCGGCCGCTGGCACGGCTGGCGCGGCAGCGAGAGCCCCATCTCGCCCGAGGAGGTCGAGATGGGTGAGCACTTCTTCTACGTGGACAGCCGCAAGGCGGAGCAGGAGCTCGGCTTCACCGCCCGCGACCCCCAGGAGACGCTGCACGCCACCGTCGCCTGGCTCGACCGCCACGTCCGCGCGAAGGGCGCCGGCCGGCCCGCGACGGTGGGCGACCTCGGCTGA